From Candidatus Dependentiae bacterium, one genomic window encodes:
- a CDS encoding histidine--tRNA ligase codes for MFTRVKGTQDFLDLRLFNFIVDQAKNHLMTYHFTEIATPILEHTQLFVRSLGMQTDVVSKQMFLIETKDDETICLRPEATAATVRAFVNNGIQQTPWNVFSWGPIFRYERPQKGRYRQFHQINIESIGAETVIHDVQLITMLDRFFHEKLMLNNYALLVNFLGCFDDRTAYKLVLKDFLDGQTSLCKTCMYRKDTNIMRVFDCKNTQCQILYQQTPYITDHLCSSCSNEWRHIQYNLELLSVSYSHQPTLVRGLDYYNKTVFEFNSSNLGAQNAFCGGGRYDQLVGQIGAKQDYPSLGAAIGIERLILLLEPFQSTLPMPQLPSLYVIMPLDDEQHMIGLLLADQLRAQGLCIEVILDGGSIKNMMKKANKMGAAYALIIGADEQQAKEVTVKNMITGDQKRISCVNVAEFLKG; via the coding sequence ATGTTTACTCGAGTTAAAGGCACACAAGATTTTTTAGACCTGAGATTATTTAATTTTATTGTTGATCAAGCAAAAAATCATTTAATGACTTACCATTTTACTGAAATTGCGACGCCAATTTTAGAGCATACACAGCTTTTTGTCCGTTCGCTTGGTATGCAGACGGATGTAGTAAGTAAACAAATGTTTTTAATTGAAACCAAAGATGATGAAACAATATGCCTCAGGCCGGAAGCAACAGCGGCAACTGTACGTGCATTTGTGAACAATGGTATACAACAAACACCGTGGAACGTATTTTCATGGGGGCCAATTTTTAGATATGAACGGCCACAAAAAGGACGATATCGCCAATTTCATCAGATTAATATAGAAAGTATTGGTGCAGAAACTGTTATACATGATGTCCAACTTATTACTATGCTTGATCGCTTTTTTCATGAAAAATTAATGCTTAATAATTATGCATTACTGGTAAATTTTTTGGGATGTTTTGACGATCGTACAGCATATAAACTCGTGTTAAAGGATTTTCTTGATGGGCAAACGAGTTTGTGTAAAACATGTATGTACCGTAAAGATACCAATATAATGCGTGTATTTGATTGTAAAAATACGCAATGCCAAATTCTATACCAACAAACACCATATATAACTGACCATTTATGTAGCAGTTGTTCAAATGAGTGGCGACATATACAATATAATTTGGAATTACTGTCTGTTTCGTATTCTCATCAACCAACATTAGTACGCGGTCTTGATTATTACAATAAAACAGTTTTTGAATTTAACAGTAGCAATTTAGGTGCACAAAATGCTTTTTGTGGCGGTGGACGATATGATCAACTAGTTGGCCAGATTGGTGCAAAACAGGATTATCCATCACTTGGTGCAGCAATTGGTATTGAACGATTAATACTACTGCTTGAACCTTTTCAATCTACATTACCAATGCCACAATTACCATCATTATATGTAATTATGCCGCTTGATGATGAGCAACATATGATTGGTTTATTGTTGGCAGACCAATTACGAGCGCAAGGATTGTGTATCGAGGTTATACTTGATGGTGGTTCAATAAAAAATATGATGAAAAAAGCAAATAAAATGGGTGCGGCATATGCGCTGATTATTGGTGCAGATGAGCAACAGGCAAAAGAAGTTACTGTCAAAAATATGATAACGGGCGATCAAAAACGTATTTCATGCGTTAATGTTGCAGAATTCTTAAAGGGATAA